Proteins encoded by one window of Microcoleus sp. FACHB-68:
- a CDS encoding PAS domain S-box protein yields the protein MIFLHNLKWMKDSQDQPSFKLPNQDLNVELSKSEELCRLKAELQRYRTLDENLPVGHFTVNSEGIIQTVNSFAATHLGYGVEELTEQSIFNITHPEDREQLQANLKAIFENSIKSCDWELRQISKDGNILWMRTIARAVPEADSNSLLLICEDITPRKQVENELRLTRVVLEYAVEGISRLDKQGRYIAVNKADAGTLGYTPEEMIGMEWQVTVHPEDQEKMIAAYQQMRRDGKVEVEAKGVRKDGSIFYKQLVMVAAFDSQKQFIGHHCFMKDITDRKQAEAALQKAHNELERRVEERTAEFTLPNGLLKQETAERRRAEEEWQKLASLVENSTDFIAMSSLEGKIIFVNEAGQKLVGLDNLEAALAKKLSDYFSEEAWAQFCEVTLPALMTTGHWEGEGQLRHFKTGKMIEVYRSCFVVKHRQTGERLCIATVQHDITERKQAEIAQRQQTEREKLSRQISQRIRQSLNLNEILNTTVGEVREFLETDRVFIYRFEPDWSGVIVVESVGSGWTPILGTKINDGYFAATYVEPYRNGRIQATDDIYAAGFSQCHIDLLEQLQIRATLVVPVLQGDQLWGLLIVNHCRAPRQWQTLEIDLIKQLATQVAIAIQQSQLYQQVQLLNVDLESQVRERTRQLQQALNFESMLKRVTDHVRDSLDESQILQTAVEDLTQVLGIDGCDTALYDLNQGTAIISYEYTPRLSSAKGHIIRMADFPEGYRQLLQGQYFQFCELIASLREPLSILACPIFDNEEVLGDMWLFKQPNDGFNELEIRLVQQVANQCAIAIRQARLFQAAQAQVEELEKLNRLKDDFLNTVSHELRTPMSNMKMALQMLEVSMNRQKKLGAETGEAQAAASQVFRYFEILRDESEKEISLINDLLNLQYLDAGTQPLMLTSIHLQDWISHVIEPVEQRFRQQQQILRVEIASDLPPLVSDMSALGRILEELLNNAYKYTPPQGEITVTAQMESGMLQLKVSNTGIEIPASEFSHIFDKFYRIPNADPWKQSGTGLGLALAKKLAEHLGGRLWVESGKGQTYFTLELPIT from the coding sequence ATGATTTTTCTTCACAATTTAAAATGGATGAAAGATTCTCAGGATCAACCTTCTTTCAAACTTCCAAATCAAGATTTAAATGTCGAATTGTCTAAATCTGAAGAACTGTGCCGGTTAAAAGCAGAATTACAGCGATACCGAACCCTAGACGAAAATCTTCCCGTCGGTCACTTTACCGTAAACTCAGAAGGAATTATTCAGACAGTTAATTCATTTGCGGCAACTCATTTAGGCTACGGTGTGGAGGAACTAACGGAACAATCGATTTTTAATATTACTCATCCTGAAGATCGAGAACAACTGCAAGCAAACTTAAAAGCTATCTTTGAAAATTCCATAAAAAGTTGCGATTGGGAATTGCGTCAAATCTCCAAAGACGGCAACATTTTGTGGATGAGAACAATTGCCCGTGCGGTGCCAGAAGCTGATAGCAATTCGCTCCTCCTCATCTGCGAAGATATCACCCCGCGCAAGCAAGTTGAAAACGAACTTCGGTTAACCAGAGTTGTACTGGAATACGCGGTGGAAGGCATTTCGCGGCTAGACAAGCAAGGGCGTTACATTGCTGTTAATAAAGCTGATGCCGGCACACTCGGTTACACACCGGAAGAAATGATAGGCATGGAATGGCAGGTAACTGTACATCCTGAAGATCAAGAAAAGATGATAGCTGCCTACCAGCAAATGCGAAGAGATGGCAAGGTAGAAGTTGAAGCCAAGGGTGTGCGGAAAGATGGTTCAATTTTTTACAAACAGTTAGTGATGGTTGCCGCCTTTGATAGCCAGAAGCAATTCATCGGGCATCACTGCTTTATGAAAGATATTACCGACCGTAAACAGGCAGAAGCAGCACTGCAAAAAGCTCACAACGAGTTAGAAAGGCGAGTAGAGGAACGCACAGCCGAATTCACGCTACCCAATGGACTCTTAAAACAAGAAACCGCCGAACGCCGGCGGGCAGAGGAGGAATGGCAAAAGCTGGCTTCACTGGTTGAAAACAGTACCGATTTTATTGCAATGTCTTCCCTAGAAGGAAAAATTATTTTCGTTAATGAAGCGGGGCAAAAATTGGTAGGTTTAGACAATTTAGAAGCAGCGCTTGCTAAAAAATTGTCTGATTACTTTTCTGAGGAAGCCTGGGCACAGTTTTGTGAAGTGACGTTGCCGGCACTCATGACAACCGGCCATTGGGAAGGAGAGGGCCAACTTCGTCACTTTAAGACGGGCAAAATGATCGAGGTTTACAGAAGTTGTTTTGTCGTCAAGCATCGGCAAACCGGCGAAAGGCTTTGTATTGCAACAGTTCAGCACGACATTACCGAACGCAAACAAGCAGAAATCGCCCAGAGACAGCAAACTGAACGGGAGAAACTGAGCAGACAAATTTCCCAGCGCATTCGCCAGTCTTTGAACTTAAATGAAATTCTCAATACCACCGTAGGGGAGGTGCGAGAATTTTTAGAAACTGACCGAGTGTTCATCTATCGATTTGAGCCAGATTGGAGCGGGGTGATCGTTGTAGAATCTGTCGGTTCTGGCTGGACGCCGATTTTAGGCACGAAAATCAACGACGGCTATTTTGCAGCAACTTATGTTGAACCCTACAGGAACGGTCGGATTCAGGCAACTGATGATATTTATGCAGCCGGTTTCTCCCAATGCCACATCGATTTACTCGAACAACTTCAAATTAGAGCAACTTTAGTTGTCCCCGTTCTGCAAGGAGATCAGTTGTGGGGACTACTGATTGTCAATCACTGCCGTGCACCCCGGCAATGGCAGACGTTGGAAATCGATCTGATCAAGCAACTGGCAACCCAGGTAGCGATCGCAATTCAGCAATCACAACTCTACCAGCAAGTGCAGTTGCTCAACGTTGATCTCGAAAGTCAAGTGCGGGAACGTACTCGCCAACTGCAACAAGCGCTGAATTTTGAATCCATGCTCAAACGAGTCACGGATCATGTGCGCGACAGTCTAGACGAAAGCCAGATTTTGCAAACAGCGGTGGAAGACTTAACACAAGTGCTGGGCATTGATGGCTGCGATACAGCTTTGTACGACCTCAACCAAGGCACAGCGATCATCAGCTATGAGTACACCCCCCGCCTATCCTCCGCTAAAGGGCACATCATACGAATGGCGGACTTTCCAGAAGGCTACCGCCAGCTGCTGCAAGGTCAATATTTCCAGTTTTGCGAACTCATCGCTAGCCTCCGCGAACCGCTTTCTATTCTGGCGTGTCCGATTTTTGATAATGAAGAAGTGCTGGGTGATATGTGGTTATTCAAGCAGCCGAATGATGGTTTTAATGAGCTAGAAATTCGGCTGGTGCAGCAAGTGGCAAATCAATGTGCAATCGCGATTCGTCAAGCGCGACTTTTCCAAGCTGCTCAAGCACAAGTGGAGGAACTTGAGAAACTTAATCGGCTGAAGGATGACTTTTTAAATACTGTTTCTCATGAATTACGAACACCCATGTCTAACATGAAAATGGCCTTGCAAATGTTAGAAGTTTCCATGAATCGACAAAAGAAGCTAGGTGCTGAAACGGGTGAAGCCCAGGCAGCGGCTAGCCAGGTGTTTCGCTATTTTGAGATATTAAGAGATGAATCGGAGAAAGAAATTAGTTTAATTAATGATTTGCTAAATTTGCAGTATCTTGATGCCGGCACTCAACCTTTAATGCTAACGTCGATTCATTTACAAGATTGGATTTCTCATGTCATTGAGCCTGTTGAGCAGCGGTTTCGGCAGCAGCAGCAAATCTTGCGCGTTGAAATTGCTTCCGATTTGCCTCCCCTTGTTTCCGATATGTCGGCATTAGGGCGCATTTTGGAAGAACTATTAAATAATGCCTATAAATACACGCCACCGCAGGGAGAAATTACTGTTACAGCCCAAATGGAATCGGGAATGCTACAGTTAAAAGTTAGTAACACCGGCATCGAGATTCCGGCGAGTGAGTTTTCCCATATTTTTGATAAATTTTATCGCATTCCCAATGCCGATCCCTGGAAGCAAAGCGGGACTGGATTGGGATTGGCCCTAGCAAAGAAACTGGCAGAACATTTAGGGGGAAGACTTTGGGTTGAAAGTGGTAAAGGTCAGACTTATTTTACTCTTGAATTACCTATAACTTGA